The Halotia branconii CENA392 region ACTTCCTGTAATTGTTCTGGAGTATAGCCAATTTCTGCTTGCCCAAATTGCTGCCACATTTGCCGCATTACATCATCTAGGGAACGTTGATTACCATGCCGCGCTCGAATCAGCAAATCTAGCAACAGAGAAACCATTTCTCCTTTCAAATAGTAAGAAATTTGGGAATTGCCACTATTGGCATCTGGACGATAAAGTTTGATCCAAGCATCAAAACTCGATTCAGAAAGGGGTTGCACCTTACGTCCTGGTGTAGTGAGAAACCGAGTAATTTCTTTACCCCAATTATTTAAATACGCTTTAGCATCATAAATTCCAGCCCGTAGAGGAATCAACAAATCGTAGTAACTGGTAGTTCCCTCACAGAACCATAAAGACGGTGTATAATTTTCGCGATCATAATCAAAAACTTCTAAAGCTTTAGGGCGAATACGTTTAACGTTCCATAAGTGAAAAAATTCATGTGCCACCAATTGCAGAAAGCGATCGTATTTATCCTGAGAGCGAAACCCAAAGCGCTGGTAAATTAAAGAACAACTGTTTTTATGCTCCAAACCCCCATAAGCTTGGGCAAATAAATGTAGTAAAAACACATATCGCTCATAAGGCAAGCCGCCAAACATCTGTGCTTCTACTTGAATAATTTTTTCGATATCAGCAATCATTCGCTGGACTTGAACATTTCCCTGTCCCCAAATTGCTAATTCATGGGGTTTGCCCAATACCTCAAAATGATGTAACTGGTGAGAGCCAATTTCAAAGGGACTATCTGCAAGAGTGTCAAAATCAGCAGCTAAGAAACTATTAGTTTGCTCACCAACTGCTGGTAAGGCAGTAGTTACCCGCCATTCTGGTCGTGGTGGTACGATAGTGACACTAGTTGGTAATTTTTCGCAACCTAGTAGTCTAAAAAACAGCGCAGCACCATTAAAATAGCCGTGGGTATTATCTAAGTGATTTGTCCGCACTGTTAACTCATTAGCAAAAACTCGGTAACGCACAGTTAATTCTGAAATACCGCTTTTATTGACTTGCCAGTGATTTTTGCTAATTTTCCGCCAAGGTAAAGGCTTATCCCCCACAAAAACAGCAAAATCTTGTAAGTTCTTGGCATATTCCCGGACTAAGTAGGAACCTGGTGTCCACACTGGCATTTTCAAGTCAAGAAGCGGCGATGAATAGTTAACAAGCTGCAATGTCACTTCAAACAGATGTGTTTCTGGTTGAGGCATTGCCACTTGATAATGAATCGTCGGCACGGTTTCTTGAACGCCAATTTCTAGACGAGGTGCTGTTGCTTCGGTCATCGGTAGTTAGGAGTGATAAATTCTGAGTCGATAGTTAATAGTCAATAGTTGTTAATAGTCAATAGTCAATAGTCAGTAGCAAAAAACTTTGGACTCAGCACTCAAAACTCTATCCTTCAGCACTCAACACCCCACATAGAACTAGACTTTGCCAGCCAAATTAAACAACTGTTTGAAATTGATCAGATAAATGATGTTGTTAGCGTTGTCAATTGCAATCCAACCTTTTTCATGTAGTTTTTCCATGATTTTGGTAGTTTCTTCTACGCCAATTTCTGTCACCTCTGCCAAATCTTTGAAAGGAATGTTAAAAATTTCCCTACCCTTATCTGATTCTAACCCATAGCTTTCACCCAAACTAACCAAAGTATGGGCAAGTTTGACGGCTGGAGGAGAAGTTCTAATTTGTAAGCGCTGGTTAATCTGCCGTAATCGTCGCACCATCAGTTGTAGCATCCGGTGATGTAGCTGCGGGTCTTTGAACAAAATTTGAATAAAACGTTCTCTAGAAATGCTCAGTAACTTGACTGACGACAAGGCAATAACATCGGTTGAACGCGGAGATTCATCCAAAATTGCCATTTCTCCAAAAAAATCACCCCGACCCAAAATTGCAATAGCTACAGAATCATCTCCAGAGGTACGTCGGACTTTAACCCAGCCAGAAACCACAAAGTAAACAGCGTTACCCCAGGCATCTTCCATTAACACAGCTCGTCCAACTGGATATTCATGTTCAATTGCAACGTTAAGTAGCCATTCCAAGGTTTGTGGGTTGGCTGTACTCAGTAAGGGAAAAAGTTCACAAAAAACCTCAGTCTGCATGAAATATCTGCAAAATTAATGAATTGGGGAGTGGAAAAATCAGTTATCTACTATAAGTTTTAAAACCGATTATTAGTATAAATACGGCATTAAAATGTTCTAAGTTAAACCAAAACTCTCAAACAAATAGTTCTGGTATTCATTACAACATAACAATTATGGATCAGATCGAAATCAGCGGTTTTACTGACAGCATTGTTATTCAATGTCTATCGATGACTGGTTATTTGCTGTCACTATCTTGATCTGTTGGTCTAAATTATCTACTAGTTGATTGAGGGTAGCGAAAGCTTCTATTTGCTCAGACTTAGGATTAGGATTAAGCAGAAATCGTTGATGGAGTTCGCGCAACTTTAAGCTTAGTTGTTGAGAAATTCCTAAAGCATCTCGACTGAGACCAGCTAACTGTTGTTGCTGATAAAACTTTAATGCTGCTCCCCGCAAAACTTGTAATGTAGCTTCTTCACCATACATTCCTGGCATTACACGCAGACGTAATAATAAGCGGTTTTGTTGATATAGGCATTCTTGTTCTACTTGTTTCGGTTCTGTAAATCTAGTAACAGGTAGAGCTGCAAATCGTTTTAATTCATTAAGTACGCCTTGAAAAACAAAGAGGGGTAGATTTTCTAGCACAGATTGCAAGACACCATTGTCACTCCAGAGTATTCTACCTTCGTAAGGTTGTCTTTCCAAATATAAACGACCAATTCCTCCGCTTAGTACTCGTCCTAGTAATTCTTCTAATAATTTTTTAGCTGGTAGTGTTGGCAGTGTTTCAATTGGATTGAATAGTTCTGGAACTTGCAGTTGTAAAACACTCAATTGGTTAGGAGATGCTATGTCAAGATAGTTTTCTTCTTTCTCTGCTGTTTGCTGGGAATATTGAGGGGTTTGTATCTGAGCTACAGTCGATTGTGGTTGTTGATTTTGCTTTGATAGGGAGGTTGCAGAGTGAATCAGATTCTCGGCAATGCTATTGGCCTTCTTTTCTAAAGTTAAGTTAGCTTTTAGTTGATTGATTTGTGTGGCATCTGGGCGGAATGTATTTTTATAGTTGAGATAAGCTGAAAGTATCATGCGATGAGTATCGGTGGCAACTTCTTGAGTTGTCATTGTGCAACTTATATAAGACAGTATGCGACTTACGTAATCTAACGCCCCAGTATCTTGGGGATAAACTATACCTAGTAGCAAATGCTTGTCTTCTAATCTAAAGGGAATAATTTGATAGTACAAACAAGCTTCAAAGGACAAGAGGCTATCAATTAATTGAAATATTTGTTGGCGTTCGTGTTCTTGTTCCCAATTTACTGGAGTGTTAGATATTACTTGCTGCCTACTGGCTTTGTTCTTAGATGGTTTGCCCTCTAATGACGACATAGGTTTGATTTTTGAATGTTCCTTGTCTTTATATTTTGCTCTAATTTTAGTTAGCAGTAAATAAAGATACTTTATGAACTTGTTAAAGGTTAAATTAATTACCAATACGTAAAGGGTTATTGCGGGACTGTGGATTAAAAATTTATTTTTAGTCCACAATCAATCATATTTAGCTTGGTGATAGTCATCCAGGGGTGTTTAAGCGACGGGAAACTCCAACCCAAGACCAACCCAAGAGTGGGTGGAGAGGGATAGTCGCACTTCGACTACTTCGGCTACGCTCAGGCTAAACTCAGCACAAGTTCGCTCAGTGGACATCCCGTCGCTTGGGGCTTATGGAATAGGGCATTGGTAACTTCTTCCCTATGACGGCAGTTGCTCATAGGGGAAACCACGCCACTTGCTCCACTTGCTCCACTTGGGGAGACCCCAAGACCGCAGTGGCTCCCCAAGACCGCACTGCCTCCCCCATTTCCTGTTCCATAAGCCCAAAAACTACATCCCCTTGTGGGTGAAGTTTTTTATTTGGTTGCTGTTGCTCAAATAAAGCAAATTGCCAATTTAACTAATGAAAGGCAATGGATTCTCCAGTTTTTTGGTGCTTTTTGTCGAAAATATTATTTTCTTTCTTAACTAACCTGCGGAATGTGGGATACAACCTAACTAGCTACTAATATAGTTTGATATTTTTTGCTAGAAGCGATCGCACACAAAAACCAGCACAGGCGATTAGACAATCTTGCAAGAGCTAAGTTTGGCTGTTCACTCAGACTTTGACTGAATCTCAAATTCAAGTTTGGAACGGTAGAAACACACATCAAACTCAAGGAAAAAGTTAGTCTGTCCTAAAATTAACGGTGTCTTCGCTCTTTTTACCCAAGTCAACACTAATTGAACTGGTGCAAAACCACTAATCTCAGCAGTTGCAAAAAATGGCATTGCTGGAAAATTGCTCAAGTTACCTGCTAATTGAATAATCGCCTTACTGTCATCCCAAATTGCACCTAACTCAATACCAATTTCATAAGGCAAAACATTTACAGTTGCGCCACTGTCCACCAGTCCAAGAACTTCAACAGTTCTATTGCCCTGACAAAGACGTAAAGGAATCCGTGGCAAACTATCAAACTCATTTTGGGAAGGGTTAGTGGTAGAGTATTTGAATCGCATTTGGTCAGACTTATTCTGCTTGTTTTAAAGCTTGCATCAGAATTTCACCTGCACCAAACGAATTGTAGGGTGTAGGTAAATCGTATGTCTTAAATGGTTCAAGAGGCGAAATCTCTTCTTTGATGTCCAATTCTTCCGCTAAGATACGAATTAGCTTAAGTTTTTCTGATACAGAGAGTTTACGAACAGCAGGAAGTAGCTCAGTGAGGGTCATTTTTTGCGCTCCGTTTCTCCAACTAGCACTACTTACAGCTTACTGGATCTGACATTCTTGATAGGAGTCTAAAAAATTAGAGCGATCGCACACAAAAACCAGCACAGGCGATCGCTAGTTGCAAGTTTAATAGCCATACTTTATATAGCTAAAGTTGTTGAAATACTTATAGATTTAACTCACTTTCAACTTAACCGACGGGAAGCACAAGGGTTAATTAAGTTAGCAAAATTTTTATCTTTGCTGCAATTGCGTGGGTGTAACCGTCCGCAGGTATCGCAGCCTTCTAACTAGAAGCATTGTACAGAACCAGCACAGGCGATCGCTTTAACAACTTAATTTAGTTAGTCAGTTTCCTCTGGATTTTCACCAAAAATTTGCTGTACAGAATGACGGATGTACAGAATACGCACTGTAAAGACTTCTGTCCCTTCCAAAATAGTAAAAAGGATTCGGGAAGAATTGCGTCCTCGACCATAAAGTAGTTGTCGAATCTCTTGAGTGAAATACTCGTTATCTCGTGCTAAAGGACAACATTTCGGCATTTGGGACAAGGAATCAATTGCTTGGAGTAATCCTGCATACCATTGACTTGCCTGTGAGGAGGATGTGAGTTGGGATAGTCTTAGAAAAGCACTGTCTGCTTCAGATTCAGCCACACTGGACATTTCGATGTGATATTTCATGAATCCGATGGCAAACTATACTTGCGGCGCTGTTCTTCAGCAAACTCATGAAAAAACCGAAAACGACCTGCATCAAAATCATCTAATCCTTGTTGAATACCCTTTACAGCCTCTTGTGATTCTTGCGCTTCCCACTTTAGAACACTGGCTAGTAACTCAGATGCAACAAGACTAATATCTTGACCTTGGCGAGCAGCTTTATCACGTAGTAATGCTTCTAGTTCTGGGGTAAGGGTAATAACAATTGACATTAAGCTACATCCTTTTTCCAAATGCGACGCATCTGCTCACCAACTGAATAATCTTGCGCCGAAATAATAATACCTGAATGAGTTCTTTTCTCGGTAATGTAGAGACTGTGTAACTGACACAAATCACTAACATTAAATGTGTAAAATACTCTTTGCTGTTGTGTAACGATAGTTAACTGTTTTTCATCATTAAAACCAGTTGTACTTAATTCCCGACAGTTGTAACATCTACCCCTCTTGCTCTTAATGCTCCTACGAATCGATGATCCATCGCATCTTCATCGATTAACAATCGTATTTCGCTCATACTAACTAACCCATCTGGGCAGCAAGTTGTTCATAGTTGGACTTTTCCACAGAAAGATATGCTTCAACTTCTTCTCGATTAGCATGATAGTAAGTCAAGGCTGCATACACTTGTACTAATGCTAAATTACCCATGCGTTCGACAATTTCTTCTGCATTCAAACCCATTTTGTACCAAGCGGCAATTCTTTGTACAGATATTCTGGTTCCTGCAATGCGAGGACGACCGTTAAGAGTTCCAGGTG contains the following coding sequences:
- a CDS encoding Crp/Fnr family transcriptional regulator, translating into MQTEVFCELFPLLSTANPQTLEWLLNVAIEHEYPVGRAVLMEDAWGNAVYFVVSGWVKVRRTSGDDSVAIAILGRGDFFGEMAILDESPRSTDVIALSSVKLLSISRERFIQILFKDPQLHHRMLQLMVRRLRQINQRLQIRTSPPAVKLAHTLVSLGESYGLESDKGREIFNIPFKDLAEVTEIGVEETTKIMEKLHEKGWIAIDNANNIIYLINFKQLFNLAGKV
- a CDS encoding type II toxin-antitoxin system RelE/ParE family toxin, giving the protein MKYHIEMSSVAESEADSAFLRLSQLTSSSQASQWYAGLLQAIDSLSQMPKCCPLARDNEYFTQEIRQLLYGRGRNSSRILFTILEGTEVFTVRILYIRHSVQQIFGENPEETD
- a CDS encoding DUF433 domain-containing protein; translation: MQTITDIGTLIIRTPGTLNGRPRIAGTRISVQRIAAWYKMGLNAEEIVERMGNLALVQVYAALTYYHANREEVEAYLSVEKSNYEQLAAQMG
- a CDS encoding pilus assembly protein PilB, which encodes MSSLEGKPSKNKASRQQVISNTPVNWEQEHERQQIFQLIDSLLSFEACLYYQIIPFRLEDKHLLLGIVYPQDTGALDYVSRILSYISCTMTTQEVATDTHRMILSAYLNYKNTFRPDATQINQLKANLTLEKKANSIAENLIHSATSLSKQNQQPQSTVAQIQTPQYSQQTAEKEENYLDIASPNQLSVLQLQVPELFNPIETLPTLPAKKLLEELLGRVLSGGIGRLYLERQPYEGRILWSDNGVLQSVLENLPLFVFQGVLNELKRFAALPVTRFTEPKQVEQECLYQQNRLLLRLRVMPGMYGEEATLQVLRGAALKFYQQQQLAGLSRDALGISQQLSLKLRELHQRFLLNPNPKSEQIEAFATLNQLVDNLDQQIKIVTANNQSSIDIE
- a CDS encoding M61 family metallopeptidase encodes the protein MTEATAPRLEIGVQETVPTIHYQVAMPQPETHLFEVTLQLVNYSSPLLDLKMPVWTPGSYLVREYAKNLQDFAVFVGDKPLPWRKISKNHWQVNKSGISELTVRYRVFANELTVRTNHLDNTHGYFNGAALFFRLLGCEKLPTSVTIVPPRPEWRVTTALPAVGEQTNSFLAADFDTLADSPFEIGSHQLHHFEVLGKPHELAIWGQGNVQVQRMIADIEKIIQVEAQMFGGLPYERYVFLLHLFAQAYGGLEHKNSCSLIYQRFGFRSQDKYDRFLQLVAHEFFHLWNVKRIRPKALEVFDYDRENYTPSLWFCEGTTSYYDLLIPLRAGIYDAKAYLNNWGKEITRFLTTPGRKVQPLSESSFDAWIKLYRPDANSGNSQISYYLKGEMVSLLLDLLIRARHGNQRSLDDVMRQMWQQFGQAEIGYTPEQLQEVIESIAEVDLADFFERYIDGTEELPFNQYLEPFGLRLAAEQEEEPYLGVKAKTEHGREIIKFVEAGSPAQLAGIDAGDELLAIAGIKVTATQLSDRLQDYQPNDIIQVTVFHQDELRTYAVTLATPHPNKYQVIPIQNPDPIQKKNFAGWLGVPIVTLR